The genomic segment CCGCCAGAGCCGCGGCCGCCTCGGCCTCGGCCGGCTCGGCCTGGGCGCGCTGGCGCTCGAGGACGACCACCACCATGGCCACCAGCAGCGCCACGCCCAGCACGTTGAACTTGGTGTAGACCGCCAGCAGGAAGCCGATGAAGAAGAGCGGGAAGAGCGCCGGCGTCACCAGGCTGTTGAGGAGGAGCGCGAAGCCCAGCGCCGGCAGGACGGCGCCCGCCGTGTTGATGCCGTGCTGCAGCCAGGCCGGGATGGAGGCGGTGAGCGCCTTGACCGCGTCGATGCCCAGCCAGAGGGCGAAGAAGGTGGGCACCGCGTCGGCCAGGAAGTGGACGGCGTTGCCCAGGTGGAGGAGCCAGGCGATGGCGCGGTCGTCGCCCCGCTCGGCGTAGCGGTCGGCCGCGTTGACGAAGAAGACGCTCACCGTCTTGGCCAGGAGCTCGAAGAAGGAGCCCAGGAGCGCCGCCGGGATGGCCACCAGCAGGGCCGTGCCCAGCCCCTGCCCGGAGTGGATGGCGAAGGCGGCGCCGAGGATGCTGCCGATGGTGTAGTTGGGCGGCACCGAGCCGCCGATGTCGGCGGCGCCCATGAAGACCAGCTCCAGCGTCCCGCCGACGACGAGGCCGGTGTGCAGGTCGCCCATGATCAGTCCGGTCAGCGGCGCCAGCACGATGGGCCGCTCCAGGAAGAGGTCGCCCATGAAGCGCCGCGAGAAGTAGGCGAAGCCGGCCAGAAAGGCCAGCGCCAGCGCGGTACCGAGGGACATCGGCTCTCACCTTCCTTCCGAATGGGCGGCGGCCGGGCCGGCCCCGCCGCCGCCTTCAGCCATGCGCCCGCACGGCGCGGTTGAAGTCGCCCGCCGCCCCGCCCGGGAGCCAGCGCGCCACCAGCGCCACGCCGGCCCGGTCCAGCTCCTTCCACGCCTCCAGCTCGTCCGGGGTTGCCGCCACCTCCTTCGTCAGGCGCACGCGGCCCGGTCCCATGGCCACGTTGCCCACGTTGACCTCGTCGAAGAGGAAGCCCAGCTCCCGCATCCGCACCAGCGCCACCGGCGAGCGGACGATGACCATCACCCGCTCGCCCGCGAACGCCCCGGCCGCCAGTTGCC from the Bacillota bacterium genome contains:
- a CDS encoding PTS sugar transporter subunit IIB, encoding MKVVLVRVDDRLIHGQVVVGWTRTVGATRIVVADDDAAADAMRQMLLRMAAPPGVQVSILPVEEAARQLAAGAFAGERVMVIVRSPVALVRMRELGFLFDEVNVGNVAMGPGRVRLTKEVAATPDELEAWKELDRAGVALVARWLPGGAAGDFNRAVRAHG
- a CDS encoding PTS sugar transporter subunit IIC; protein product: MSLGTALALAFLAGFAYFSRRFMGDLFLERPIVLAPLTGLIMGDLHTGLVVGGTLELVFMGAADIGGSVPPNYTIGSILGAAFAIHSGQGLGTALLVAIPAALLGSFFELLAKTVSVFFVNAADRYAERGDDRAIAWLLHLGNAVHFLADAVPTFFALWLGIDAVKALTASIPAWLQHGINTAGAVLPALGFALLLNSLVTPALFPLFFIGFLLAVYTKFNVLGVALLVAMVVVVLERQRAQAEPAEAEAAAALAGAQGAPSGGATRLPAGEIRRIFWRSFAIQSAFSFDRMQAMGFTWTLMPLLRRLYGDRPAEFRAALKRHLAFFNTHPWLTGPIFALTADLEARRARGEAVDDAGIQGLKAGLMGPLAGIGDSMFHGTLRPLMGGVSAALALQGNPVAPFLFFVTVNAIHVLVQWYSLDAGYRLGDRAVALLAA